In Zingiber officinale cultivar Zhangliang chromosome 1A, Zo_v1.1, whole genome shotgun sequence, a genomic segment contains:
- the LOC122038524 gene encoding peroxidase 5-like, with translation MALGGRGVMLAAFALVLWLGAVGAQGQLQVGYYSHSCPRAEEIVREEIEKALKDDEGVGADLLRMLFHDCFVRGCDGSIFLDSTKTSKAEKDAKINLELEGFEIIDAVKKKLEAACKGVVSCADLLAFAARDAVVHYGGIHYRVPSGRKDGRISVESDADILPSPNSKLAKLTDLFISKGLSQQDLVVLSGAHTVGIAHCDAFEKRLDSQDPTLDRKYARALRKQCPAKSNNTVSMDPHTPHKFDNHYYRLVLRNRGLFTSDHTLLSTPSTAFQVNQLASNYKRFQLKFAASIVKMSAIGVLTGYPGEVRTNCRRVN, from the exons ATGGCTTTGGGAGGAAGAGGAGTGATGTTGGCAGCCTTTGCCTTGGTCTTGTGGCTTGGCGCAGTGGGAGCACAAGGCCAGCTCCAGGTTGGTTACTACTCCCACAGTTGCCCTCGAGCTGAAGAGATTGTGAGGGAGGAGATAGAGAAGGCCCTCAAGGATGATGAAGGTGTCGGAGCTGACCTGCTTCGGATGCTTTTCCATGATTGCTTCGTCAGG GGCTGTGATGGTTCCATCTTTTTAGACTCCACCAAGACTAGCAAAGCGGAGAAGGACGCGAAGATCAACCTCGAGCTGGAGGGGTTCGAAATTATCGACGCCGTGAAGAAGAAGCTGGAAGCTGCCTGCAAGGGAGTCGTTTCCTGCGCTGACCTCCTCGCATTCGCGGCCAGAGACGCCGTTGTTCAT TACGGAGGAATCCACTACAGGGTGCCGTCGGGCAGAAAAGATGGCCGGATCTCTGTTGAATCCGACGCCGACATCCTCCCGTCGCCGAACTCTAAGCTCGCCAAGCTCACCGACTTGTTCATCTCCAAAGGCCTGAGCCAGCAAGATCTCGTCGTCCTCTCTG GAGCTCACACGGTGGGCATTGCGCACTGCGACGCCTTCGAGAAGCGGCTGGATTCTCAGGACCCGACGCTGGACAGAAAGTACGCGAGGGCGTTGAGGAAGCAGTGCCCGGCCAAGAGCAACAACACGGTGTCGATGGACCCGCACACGCCGCACAAGTTCGACAACCACTACTACCGCCTCGTCCTCCGCAACCGCGGCCTCTTCACCTCCGACCACACCCTGCTCTCCACCCCCAGCACCGCCTTCCAAGTCAACCAACTCGCCTCCAACTACAAGCGCTTCCAGCTCAAGTTCGCCGCCTCCATCGTCAAGATGAGCGCCATCGGCGTCCTCACCGGCTACCCCGGAGAGGTCCGCACCAACTGCAGACGCGTCAACTGA